One segment of Candidatus Bathyarchaeota archaeon DNA contains the following:
- a CDS encoding nuclear transport factor 2 family protein, with translation MVFFYKRFSMSSVTSFKKRLPEIMLIAIMIIAIITISFYYLFPAPSEPTKDLTDEEKEVYQFIIAYYSAVNRKSFDELYEFFLEDAILLSAEGKTYSGVDKIETYYENLWFNMAEYGVKQNFLSIEVDGDYAKATFCSLSIERTIGETIPHYRSFRNDFILIKEEGNWKIAGMTMEKESCWDEPVLY, from the coding sequence TTGGTTTTCTTCTATAAACGATTTTCTATGAGTTCAGTGACTAGCTTTAAAAAAAGATTGCCTGAGATCATGCTCATAGCGATAATGATAATTGCTATAATCACGATATCGTTTTATTACTTATTCCCTGCTCCATCAGAACCAACTAAAGATCTTACAGACGAAGAAAAGGAGGTTTATCAATTCATTATTGCCTATTATTCCGCTGTAAATAGAAAGTCATTCGATGAACTCTATGAATTCTTTCTAGAAGACGCAATTTTACTTTCTGCTGAAGGAAAAACCTACTCAGGTGTGGATAAAATTGAAACCTACTATGAGAATTTATGGTTCAATATGGCAGAATACGGGGTTAAACAAAATTTTTTATCTATCGAAGTTGATGGAGATTATGCTAAAGCAACATTTTGTTCTTTATCAATAGAGCGAACTATCGGTGAAACTATACCACACTATAGATCTTTTAGAAATGACTTTATATTAATAAAAGAAGAGGGTAACTGGAAAATTGCAGGCATGACTATGGAAAAAGAGTCGTGTTGGGATGAACCTGTCTTGTATTAA
- a CDS encoding FixH family protein: MIIRAIMITKRQTLIYLLIIFLILGSLSLYLIFSQNIIPINTSTQVSKPKVLQVEILSPPEIVTSTPITLTVKVTYEGQPVSGAVVDFYVDSFERQADMILQLMILTDERGLASYTGFESASDMAAYMGYKGELPAGYNVRWYAEANKLGYEEGKTEGNFIYQP; encoded by the coding sequence ATGATTATTAGAGCGATAATGATAACAAAACGGCAAACTTTGATTTACCTTTTAATAATTTTTTTAATCCTTGGAAGTTTATCGCTTTATCTAATTTTTTCTCAAAACATCATACCGATTAATACATCAACACAAGTTTCTAAACCAAAAGTACTTCAGGTAGAAATCCTATCTCCTCCAGAAATTGTTACATCAACTCCAATTACTCTTACTGTTAAAGTAACATATGAAGGTCAACCTGTTTCGGGAGCTGTTGTCGATTTTTATGTTGATTCCTTTGAGCGTCAAGCGGATATGATCCTACAACTAATGATCCTAACTGATGAGAGAGGATTGGCATCATATACAGGATTTGAAAGCGCAAGCGATATGGCAGCATATATGGGATATAAGGGAGAATTGCCGGCAGGGTATAATGTGAGATGGTATGCAGAAGCAAATAAGTTAGGTTATGAAGAGGGGAAAACAGAGGGAAATTTTATTTACCAACCATAG